One Gemella haemolysans ATCC 10379 DNA segment encodes these proteins:
- a CDS encoding IS3 family transposase (programmed frameshift), which yields MKLTDETKIEMYRLKKEGCSYKELSKKFKINTSTVKYIIRLADLHGETILIKGKNNYYPAELKLHIINEVLILGNSISATSLKYALPNHGLLCNWISKFKENEYNILEKPKGRPSKMKKNNKNIENKELSKVEQLEKELEYLRAENAVLKKLREIRLKQSQTKKKTKIVEELKETHRLNILLKILGLSRSSYYYTKTKEDKDKKNKNIEEAILFIQEKNKYRYGYRRITLELRNMGFIVNHKKVLRLTRKLGVLSFVRPTRKYNSYKGEIGKIADNIIARDFFASEPLKKCYTDVTQFKIGEDRVYLAPIIDGYNAEIIAYNISFSPNMEQQYEMLSQLQDNRYEGMILHSDQGWQYQHITYRQILKAKGIKQSMSRKGTSADNAFMESFFGVLKSEMYYGFEDTFKNKYELKEAIIDYIKYYNEERIKLNLGGLSPITYRRINRNKYK from the exons ATGAAATTAACAGATGAAACTAAGATAGAAATGTATAGACTTAAGAAAGAAGGATGCTCATATAAAGAACTATCTAAAAAGTTTAAAATTAATACTAGTACTGTAAAGTATATAATCAGATTAGCTGATTTACATGGTGAAACAATACTAATTAAAGGGAAAAATAATTACTATCCAGCAGAATTAAAACTACATATAATCAATGAAGTTTTAATATTAGGGAATTCTATATCAGCTACTTCATTAAAGTACGCATTACCAAATCATGGTTTACTATGTAATTGGATTTCAAAATTTAAAGAAAACGAGTATAATATACTAGAGAAACCGAAAGGAAGACCTAGTAAAATGAAAAAAAATAATAAAAATATTGAAAACAAAGAATTATCAAAAGTTGAACAATTAGAGAAAGAACTTGAGTACTTACGAGCAGAAAATGCAGTTTTAAAAAAGTTGAGGGAGATAAGGTTAAAACAATCTCAAACGAAGA AAAAAACAAAAATAGTAGAAGAATTAAAGGAAACACATAGATTAAACATACTATTGAAGATTTTAGGCTTATCTCGTTCATCATATTATTATACAAAAACTAAAGAAGACAAAGATAAAAAAAATAAAAATATAGAAGAAGCTATTCTATTTATTCAAGAAAAGAACAAATATAGATATGGTTATAGAAGAATAACATTAGAACTTAGAAATATGGGATTTATAGTAAATCATAAAAAAGTTTTAAGACTAACGAGAAAACTAGGTGTATTATCATTCGTAAGACCTACTAGAAAATACAACTCATATAAAGGAGAAATTGGAAAAATCGCAGATAATATAATAGCTAGAGATTTCTTCGCCTCAGAACCATTAAAGAAATGTTATACAGATGTAACTCAATTCAAGATTGGAGAGGATAGAGTTTATTTAGCACCTATAATTGATGGATATAATGCGGAGATAATAGCTTATAATATTTCATTCTCACCTAATATGGAACAACAGTATGAAATGTTATCGCAACTTCAAGATAATAGGTACGAAGGCATGATACTACATAGTGATCAAGGTTGGCAATATCAACATATTACATATAGACAAATCCTTAAAGCAAAAGGAATTAAACAATCAATGTCTAGAAAGGGAACATCGGCAGATAATGCATTTATGGAATCCTTCTTTGGAGTTTTAAAATCTGAGATGTATTACGGATTCGAAGATACTTTTAAGAATAAATATGAATTAAAAGAAGCCATTATAGATTATATAAAGTATTATAATGAAGAGAGAATAAAATTGAACTTAGGTGGATTAAGTCCTATAACTTACAGAAGAATTAATAGAAACAAATATAAATAA
- a CDS encoding 5-(carboxyamino)imidazole ribonucleotide synthase: MIKTILPGKTIGIIGGGQLGRMLAMSAKEMGYKIAVLDPSDRCCAKIFSDVFIQAEFNDFESVEKLCSLSDVITFEFENIDAASLEKLEKKYNIVQSAEVLRTTQHRYYEKEFARKLDIPTVDYIYVEEDTNVEITKPYLMKTVRFGYDGKGQKKISSSEEVEPQTLLEEFVKLDKEISVVAVKDKDEVNIVAVVENEHRNNILYRSKVPTTATKEQENLAIEYTKRILSNFDYYGVLTVEFFISEGKVIFNEIAPRVHNSGHITMQSATKSQFRAHIEAICGLKVGKIENKETTLYNILGQDLDYYIDVYKNNGGYLHLYEKEPRQDRKIGHINFYGDVILGGEHD, from the coding sequence ATGATTAAGACAATTTTACCAGGAAAAACTATTGGAATAATCGGTGGTGGTCAACTAGGGAGAATGCTTGCAATGAGTGCTAAGGAGATGGGTTATAAAATTGCTGTTCTAGATCCTAGCGATAGATGTTGTGCGAAGATTTTTAGTGATGTTTTTATTCAAGCGGAGTTTAATGATTTCGAAAGTGTAGAAAAGTTGTGTTCATTGAGTGATGTCATCACTTTTGAATTTGAGAATATAGATGCCGCTTCTTTAGAAAAACTAGAGAAAAAGTATAATATTGTACAAAGTGCAGAAGTGCTGAGAACTACTCAACATAGATATTATGAAAAAGAATTTGCTAGAAAACTAGATATTCCAACGGTAGACTATATATATGTTGAAGAAGATACAAATGTAGAAATAACAAAACCATATTTAATGAAAACCGTGCGTTTTGGTTATGATGGAAAAGGTCAGAAAAAAATAAGCTCTAGTGAAGAAGTAGAACCACAAACGTTACTAGAAGAGTTCGTTAAACTTGATAAAGAAATTTCGGTAGTAGCGGTTAAAGATAAGGACGAGGTAAATATCGTTGCAGTTGTAGAAAATGAACATAGAAATAATATTCTATATCGCTCGAAAGTTCCTACTACAGCAACTAAAGAACAAGAGAATTTAGCTATAGAGTATACGAAAAGAATTCTTAGTAATTTTGACTATTACGGAGTACTTACTGTTGAGTTTTTTATAAGTGAAGGTAAGGTTATTTTTAATGAAATAGCACCACGAGTTCACAATTCGGGACATATAACGATGCAAAGTGCTACTAAGAGTCAATTTAGAGCTCATATTGAAGCTATTTGCGGCTTGAAAGTCGGTAAGATAGAAAATAAAGAAACGACATTATATAATATCCTAGGTCAAGACTTAGATTATTATATAGATGTGTATAAAAATAATGGTGGTTACTTACACTTATATGAAAAAGAACCACGACAAGATAGAAAAATAGGACATATTAATTTTTACGGTGATGTAATTTTAGGAGGAGAACATGACTAA
- a CDS encoding phosphoribosylformylglycinamidine synthase: MTNKRIFVKKRNGYNKEELQLRDNLNLEFNLGLDSVELYVIYDVFNIDEETYELAKTSVFSEIVVDEVFEDIELNDGKYFAYEVLPAQYDQRADSAKESIRLLNSKSKATVRSGKLVLFNKELTDEQLKLVESYLVNPIEARKKDLSILDFTLDSTPKPLKDLAGFLEFDKDALLDLKKEFSLAMNIEDLVFIQDYFKKEGRVPTETEIYVLDCYWSDHCRHTTFETVLDEVKIESELFQKEMQDAFDYYLNVRSELDRNDKPITLMDMASIIGKYHVKVLKDENIEVSEEINACSFFTTIENNGEKERWLIQFKNETHNHPSEIEPFGGASTCIGGAIRDPLSGRSYVYQAMRISGSGNVLQKREDTLKHKLPQVDIAKGTAHGNSSYGNQIGLATTFVRELYDDSYVAKHMEVGAVVGAVKDGDYKRETLVDGDIVVMIGGRTGRDGIQGASGSSVEHTNDSLNTMSSQVQKGNAPEERKLQRLFRKPEVTRLIKKCNDFGAGGVCVAIGELSDGIEIHLEKVLTKYQGLNATELATSESQERMAVAIDKKHYETFIRECEKENIEYAHVATITNRRRLEMYYNDEKVVDMSADFLETSGVRQRSSVTMKDNTATNPFLNKEVTRENILSELGELNVTCQKGLAQKFDSSIGVTTVLMPFAGKHKLTPVQASVQALPTLHTTSDTATILTYGFIPKISYYSPFLSSIYAVLESVAKVYAVGGNKDSLYFSFQEYFEKLGTDSTKWGKVTQSLLGSIYAQKEIGRPSIGGKDSMSGTFNDLNVVETLISFACTPVKIADVITPELKKVGNRLYYVPVEKDEKGYPDIKKTLENYELVHKYIKEGKIVSAYVQEEGSIAASLVKMSLGNDLGFEVEKENILNFDPASLVVEATDELPFEKLGKVSERIIINNEVFMHKDIYEAYTKTLNKVYPLYQNEDKGNVENLHTEYKEKKYYPEFVEDVKVVIPVFPGTNCEYDSEKAFLEAGATPITVVIRNTRENDIEQSIEEFTKAIEKSHIIMFPGGFSSGDEPDGSAKYIVNFLKNEKVKDAIHKHLSQKKLILGVCNGFQALLKSGLLPYGEVRELAEDDLTLYRNDSYEHISTTAFTRVANTNSPWLQDFNIGDQHEVVFSHGEGKVVGLNINKFKHLVAFQYSDFDGNATLNGRFNPNGSVLATEGLVSEDGLILGKMGHSERYGATLYKTNTIKVKQDIFKNGVNYFKGGKK, encoded by the coding sequence ATGACTAATAAACGAATTTTTGTAAAGAAACGTAATGGATATAATAAAGAAGAATTACAGCTAAGAGATAACCTGAACTTAGAGTTTAATCTAGGTCTTGACTCTGTAGAGTTGTATGTAATTTATGATGTCTTTAATATTGATGAAGAAACTTATGAACTAGCTAAAACTTCTGTGTTTTCTGAGATTGTTGTCGATGAAGTGTTTGAAGATATTGAGCTTAATGATGGAAAGTACTTTGCTTATGAAGTATTACCTGCTCAATACGATCAAAGAGCTGATAGCGCAAAAGAAAGCATAAGATTGCTTAACTCAAAGAGTAAAGCAACTGTACGAAGTGGTAAGCTAGTTCTTTTTAATAAAGAATTAACAGATGAACAATTAAAACTTGTTGAAAGTTACTTAGTAAATCCTATAGAAGCTCGTAAAAAAGATTTATCAATTCTTGACTTTACACTAGATTCTACTCCAAAACCACTAAAAGACTTAGCTGGATTTTTAGAGTTTGACAAAGATGCGTTACTTGACCTTAAAAAAGAATTTTCTCTAGCGATGAATATTGAAGACTTAGTATTTATCCAAGACTACTTCAAAAAAGAAGGTCGCGTACCAACTGAAACTGAAATCTATGTATTAGATTGTTACTGGAGTGACCACTGCCGACACACTACATTTGAAACTGTGTTGGATGAAGTTAAAATTGAGTCAGAACTTTTCCAAAAAGAGATGCAAGACGCATTTGATTATTACTTGAACGTCCGTAGTGAACTTGATCGTAATGATAAACCTATCACGCTTATGGATATGGCGAGTATTATCGGTAAATACCATGTAAAAGTATTAAAAGATGAAAATATTGAAGTAAGTGAAGAAATTAATGCATGTTCATTCTTTACTACTATAGAAAATAATGGTGAAAAAGAACGTTGGTTAATCCAATTCAAAAATGAAACACATAATCACCCAAGTGAAATCGAACCATTCGGGGGAGCTAGTACTTGTATAGGGGGAGCTATTAGAGACCCACTATCAGGACGTAGTTACGTATATCAAGCTATGCGTATTTCAGGAAGTGGTAATGTATTACAAAAACGTGAAGATACTTTAAAACACAAACTACCCCAAGTAGATATAGCTAAAGGAACTGCACACGGTAATTCATCATACGGTAACCAAATTGGGCTTGCGACTACTTTTGTTCGTGAATTATATGATGATAGCTATGTAGCTAAACATATGGAAGTTGGTGCTGTAGTCGGAGCTGTTAAGGATGGAGATTACAAACGTGAAACTCTTGTCGATGGTGATATCGTTGTAATGATAGGTGGTAGAACTGGTCGTGATGGTATTCAAGGTGCGAGTGGTTCAAGTGTAGAACATACTAACGATTCATTAAATACTATGTCTAGCCAAGTTCAAAAAGGTAATGCGCCTGAAGAACGTAAGTTACAACGTTTATTTAGAAAACCAGAAGTTACACGACTTATTAAAAAATGTAATGACTTCGGTGCTGGTGGTGTGTGTGTAGCTATTGGTGAACTTTCTGACGGTATTGAAATTCATTTAGAAAAAGTTCTTACTAAATATCAAGGATTAAATGCGACAGAACTAGCTACGAGTGAATCTCAGGAACGTATGGCAGTAGCGATAGATAAAAAACATTATGAGACATTTATTCGTGAATGTGAAAAAGAAAATATTGAATACGCTCATGTTGCTACGATAACTAATAGACGTAGATTAGAAATGTATTACAATGATGAGAAAGTTGTTGATATGAGTGCTGATTTCTTAGAAACTAGTGGTGTTCGTCAAAGATCATCAGTAACGATGAAAGATAATACTGCAACTAATCCATTCTTAAATAAGGAAGTGACTCGTGAAAATATCTTAAGCGAGTTAGGGGAATTAAATGTAACTTGTCAAAAAGGACTTGCACAAAAATTCGATTCTTCAATTGGTGTAACTACAGTGCTTATGCCTTTTGCTGGGAAACATAAACTTACACCAGTTCAAGCGAGTGTTCAAGCATTACCAACGTTACATACAACAAGTGATACAGCGACAATCTTAACTTATGGATTTATCCCAAAGATTTCTTACTACTCACCATTCCTATCATCTATTTATGCGGTGTTAGAATCAGTGGCTAAAGTTTACGCAGTTGGTGGAAATAAAGATAGTTTGTACTTCTCATTCCAAGAATACTTCGAAAAACTAGGTACTGATAGTACTAAATGGGGTAAAGTTACTCAAAGTTTACTAGGAAGTATTTATGCTCAAAAAGAAATTGGTAGACCAAGTATTGGTGGTAAAGACAGTATGTCAGGTACTTTCAATGACTTAAATGTAGTTGAAACATTAATTTCATTCGCTTGTACTCCTGTAAAAATTGCTGATGTAATAACTCCTGAACTGAAAAAAGTTGGCAATAGATTATACTATGTTCCTGTAGAAAAAGATGAAAAAGGATACCCGGATATTAAGAAAACTTTAGAAAATTATGAACTTGTTCATAAGTATATTAAAGAAGGTAAGATAGTATCTGCATATGTCCAAGAAGAAGGAAGCATTGCCGCTTCATTAGTTAAAATGTCACTTGGTAATGATCTTGGTTTTGAAGTTGAAAAAGAAAATATTCTTAACTTTGATCCAGCATCTCTTGTAGTAGAAGCAACGGATGAATTACCGTTTGAAAAACTAGGAAAAGTTAGTGAAAGAATTATAATTAATAATGAAGTGTTTATGCATAAAGATATTTATGAAGCATATACAAAAACACTTAATAAAGTTTATCCATTATATCAAAATGAAGATAAAGGTAATGTTGAAAATCTTCATACAGAATATAAAGAGAAAAAATATTATCCTGAATTTGTAGAAGACGTAAAAGTAGTTATTCCAGTATTCCCTGGTACAAACTGTGAGTACGATAGTGAAAAAGCATTCTTAGAAGCTGGAGCTACACCTATTACAGTAGTTATTAGAAATACTCGTGAAAATGATATTGAACAATCGATAGAAGAATTCACAAAAGCTATTGAAAAATCTCATATCATTATGTTCCCTGGTGGATTCTCAAGTGGGGATGAACCAGATGGAAGTGCTAAATACATTGTTAACTTCTTAAAAAATGAAAAAGTTAAAGATGCAATTCATAAACACCTTTCTCAGAAAAAATTAATCTTAGGAGTGTGTAATGGATTCCAAGCATTGCTTAAATCAGGATTATTACCATATGGAGAAGTTAGAGAGTTAGCTGAAGATGACTTAACACTTTATAGAAATGATAGTTACGAACATATTTCTACTACAGCCTTTACTCGTGTAGCTAACACAAACTCACCTTGGTTACAAGATTTTAATATTGGAGATCAACACGAAGTAGTGTTCAGCCATGGTGAAGGTAAAGTAGTAGGGCTTAATATTAACAAATTTAAACATCTTGTAGCTTTCCAATATAGTGATTTCGACGGTAATGCTACATTAAATGGTCGTTTCAATCCTAATGGTTCAGTTCTAGCTACTGAAGGATTAGTTAGTGAAGATGGACTTATTCTAGGAAAAATGGGACACAGCGAAAGATACGGAGCTACATTATATAAAACAAATACAATAAAAGTTAAACAAGATATATTCAAAAATGGAGTGAATTACTTCAAAGGGGGAAAAAAATAA
- a CDS encoding MFS transporter: protein MSSKTWLSTNYFLQFLVTGTFLPFWMVYLTSVKNLSVLEASSIFSMLFIARVISGIFLSPYLIKKYNIDITLKLSVGIGLILAVSYGFTNEKIVLGLITFLFGMIYFMVSPLVEGLASLFLREENIDYGKARTYGSLGFTVIGIIIGGILSYVGNEALYYILIFLVALYLVFMFLPQPKLVKNLSFEEPKTNKEKESLYSWVLKDRNAILLIITVFLYQLSHTAYNNYNALYLESMNISAKWLSGVILNVSVIAEIIFFIFSKRLVKRIKPKNLMIFAGVCAIIRWGALAMFHNIYVFTIMQTFHAITFAVAHIAFILILNKDYNNKEIIDMQNLYTAICFQLSMAVGLYIMGALWDISTSYVFYASAIIAAIGTLVAMRLKETR, encoded by the coding sequence ATGTCATCAAAAACTTGGTTATCCACTAACTACTTTTTACAATTTTTAGTAACTGGGACGTTCTTACCATTCTGGATGGTTTATCTAACATCAGTAAAAAACCTAAGTGTCTTAGAAGCTAGTTCGATATTTTCAATGCTATTTATCGCAAGGGTTATAAGTGGTATATTTTTAAGTCCATATTTAATAAAAAAATATAATATTGATATTACTTTAAAACTATCCGTAGGAATCGGATTAATTCTTGCAGTGAGTTACGGATTTACTAATGAAAAGATAGTACTTGGATTAATTACATTTTTATTCGGTATGATTTACTTCATGGTAAGTCCCCTAGTCGAAGGACTAGCGTCATTATTTTTACGTGAAGAAAATATAGACTACGGAAAAGCTAGAACATACGGTTCATTAGGATTCACAGTAATCGGTATAATTATCGGTGGAATCTTAAGTTATGTTGGTAACGAAGCTTTATATTACATACTAATATTTTTAGTTGCATTATATTTAGTATTCATGTTCTTACCACAACCTAAACTAGTAAAAAATCTGAGTTTCGAAGAACCGAAGACGAATAAAGAAAAAGAAAGTTTATACAGTTGGGTCTTAAAAGATAGAAATGCAATTTTACTTATTATTACTGTGTTTCTATACCAACTTTCACATACTGCATATAATAATTATAATGCATTATATTTAGAAAGTATGAATATATCAGCTAAGTGGCTTTCTGGTGTTATTCTTAACGTATCAGTTATTGCGGAAATAATATTCTTTATCTTCTCTAAAAGATTAGTTAAAAGAATCAAACCAAAAAATCTAATGATCTTCGCTGGTGTTTGTGCAATTATTCGTTGGGGAGCATTAGCTATGTTCCATAACATTTATGTGTTTACAATAATGCAGACATTTCATGCGATTACATTCGCGGTTGCACATATAGCTTTCATCTTGATTTTAAATAAAGATTACAACAATAAAGAAATAATAGACATGCAAAATCTATATACAGCGATATGTTTCCAATTAAGTATGGCTGTTGGATTATATATCATGGGTGCTCTTTGGGATATTAGTACTTCATACGTATTCTATGCATCAGCAATCATCGCAGCTATAGGAACTCTTGTTGCAATGAGATTAAAAGAAACTAGATAA
- a CDS encoding glycine--tRNA ligase, which produces MEKILSLAKNRGFVFQGSEIYGGLANTWDYGPLGIELKNNVKKAWWKKFIQESPYNVGLDAAIFMNPRTWEASGHVGNFSDPMMDCKVCKSRLRADKLIEEYYFNEKNEDVVVDGLPFEELEAIIDRENIKCPECGSHDYTNIRQFNLMFKTNQGVVENSTSQIYLRPETAQGIFVNFKNVQRSMRKKLPFGIGQIGKSFRNEITPGNFIFRTREFEQMELEFFCEPGTELDWHTTWKNNCEKFLLDLGMTKENIRLRDHDKEELSHYSNATTDIEFKFPFGWGELWGIASRTDYDLKQHMEHSGQDLTYQDLSTNEKFIPYCIEPSVGVDRVLLAFLCDAYNEEEVGENDTRTVLKFHPALAPYKAAILPLSKKLSDKAVEVYQQLAVDFMVDFDETGSIGKRYRRQDEVGTPFCITYDFESENDGMVTVRDRDTMEQTRIPITELKQYIEEKIKF; this is translated from the coding sequence ATGGAGAAAATTTTATCTCTTGCAAAAAATAGAGGATTCGTATTTCAAGGATCAGAAATCTATGGTGGATTAGCTAATACTTGGGATTACGGTCCATTAGGAATTGAATTAAAAAATAACGTAAAAAAAGCATGGTGGAAAAAATTTATTCAAGAATCACCATATAACGTAGGGTTAGATGCTGCAATCTTCATGAACCCACGTACATGGGAAGCTTCAGGACACGTAGGTAACTTCAGTGACCCTATGATGGACTGTAAAGTGTGTAAATCACGTCTTCGTGCTGACAAACTTATCGAAGAATACTACTTCAATGAAAAAAATGAAGATGTAGTAGTTGATGGTCTTCCATTCGAAGAATTAGAAGCTATTATTGATCGTGAAAATATTAAATGTCCTGAATGTGGTAGCCATGACTACACTAATATTCGTCAATTTAACCTTATGTTCAAGACTAACCAAGGTGTAGTAGAAAATTCTACAAGCCAAATTTACCTACGTCCAGAAACTGCGCAAGGTATCTTCGTAAACTTCAAAAATGTTCAACGTAGTATGCGTAAAAAATTACCATTTGGTATTGGACAAATTGGTAAATCATTCCGTAACGAAATTACACCAGGTAACTTCATCTTCCGTACTCGTGAATTTGAGCAAATGGAATTAGAATTCTTCTGTGAACCAGGAACAGAATTAGATTGGCACACTACATGGAAAAATAACTGTGAAAAATTCTTACTAGACTTAGGTATGACTAAAGAAAATATCCGTTTACGTGACCACGACAAAGAAGAATTATCACACTATTCTAATGCAACTACAGATATAGAGTTCAAATTCCCATTTGGTTGGGGAGAACTTTGGGGTATTGCTTCAAGAACAGATTACGACTTAAAACAACATATGGAACACTCTGGTCAAGATCTAACTTATCAAGACTTAAGTACAAATGAAAAATTCATCCCATATTGTATTGAACCATCTGTAGGGGTTGACCGTGTTCTTCTAGCATTCTTATGTGATGCATACAACGAAGAAGAAGTTGGGGAAAATGATACTCGTACAGTTCTTAAATTCCACCCAGCATTAGCTCCATACAAAGCAGCTATCTTACCACTTTCTAAAAAATTAAGTGATAAAGCTGTTGAAGTATATCAACAATTAGCTGTGGACTTTATGGTTGATTTCGATGAAACTGGATCAATTGGTAAGAGATATAGAAGACAAGATGAAGTTGGTACTCCTTTCTGTATTACTTATGACTTCGAGTCTGAAAACGATGGAATGGTAACTGTTCGTGATAGAGATACTATGGAACAAACTCGTATTCCAATCACTGAATTAAAACAATATATCGAAGAAAAAATTAAATTCTAA
- the purC gene encoding phosphoribosylaminoimidazolesuccinocarboxamide synthase: MKLLYEGKAKQLFECENNDEIYVHYKNSATAFNGVKKEEFEGKGVFNNTITSLIFEYLEKQGVKTHFIRKVNETDQICKHVTIIPLEVIVRNIVAGSMAKKYGLEEGKKLKKPVFELSYKNDELNDPLINNNHAVALEIVTEEELENIRSQALKINELLQKLYLDANLVLVDFKIEFGKTKDGEIILADEISPDTCRLWDKDTNEKLDKDRFRRDLGSVMEAYEEVLRRLKNV, from the coding sequence ATGAAACTTTTATACGAAGGAAAAGCTAAACAACTGTTTGAATGTGAAAACAATGATGAAATATATGTGCATTATAAAAATAGTGCTACAGCCTTTAACGGTGTGAAAAAAGAAGAATTTGAAGGTAAAGGGGTATTTAATAATACAATTACTTCATTAATATTCGAATACTTAGAAAAACAAGGTGTAAAAACACACTTTATTAGAAAGGTTAATGAAACAGATCAAATCTGTAAACATGTAACTATTATTCCTTTAGAAGTAATTGTACGAAATATAGTAGCAGGGTCTATGGCGAAAAAATATGGACTTGAAGAAGGAAAAAAATTAAAAAAACCAGTCTTTGAGTTAAGTTATAAAAATGATGAATTAAATGACCCTTTAATCAACAACAATCATGCGGTGGCATTAGAAATAGTTACTGAAGAAGAGTTAGAAAATATCAGAAGTCAAGCCTTAAAAATCAATGAACTATTACAAAAATTGTACTTAGATGCAAACTTAGTACTTGTTGATTTCAAAATTGAATTCGGAAAAACTAAAGATGGTGAAATAATTCTTGCCGATGAAATTTCTCCGGATACATGTCGACTTTGGGATAAGGATACAAATGAAAAATTAGATAAAGATAGATTTAGAAGAGATTTAGGTTCTGTAATGGAAGCTTATGAAGAAGTTTTAAGGAGATTAAAAAATGTGTAG
- a CDS encoding CPBP family intramembrane glutamic endopeptidase, with the protein MRISFTRGNVSHLLLSGFIYILAVFILPLQLPRNISVDNRVSIVLVLSITATFILSILAIKNKNDIDRQKSTYNLITVIAIGIIGFVSMMLLQGFINGLLVYLSNFFNFETKSKNTSNVVEIIKMKPYFILYVAVLGPIMEELFFRKAVFGYFYDAMIGSKDWIRFTIPALITGFIFALPHDGISPIMVIYVGMSFVFSYLYLHTRSILTPIISHILMNSLVVLVQVYFA; encoded by the coding sequence ATGAGAATTTCATTTACTCGTGGTAATGTAAGCCACTTACTACTTAGTGGATTTATATATATACTAGCAGTATTTATACTTCCACTACAACTCCCTCGAAATATTAGCGTTGATAATCGAGTTAGTATTGTTCTAGTTTTATCTATAACTGCTACATTTATTCTAAGTATACTTGCTATAAAGAATAAAAATGATATAGATAGACAAAAGAGTACATATAACCTTATTACAGTAATCGCAATTGGAATTATTGGATTTGTTTCAATGATGTTATTACAAGGTTTCATCAATGGTTTATTAGTATACCTATCAAACTTTTTTAATTTTGAGACTAAAAGTAAAAATACAAGTAATGTTGTTGAAATTATAAAAATGAAACCATACTTTATACTTTATGTTGCTGTACTTGGTCCGATTATGGAAGAACTATTCTTTAGAAAAGCTGTATTCGGATACTTCTACGATGCTATGATTGGAAGTAAAGATTGGATTAGATTTACTATTCCAGCGTTAATTACAGGTTTTATCTTTGCTCTACCTCATGATGGTATTTCTCCAATTATGGTTATTTATGTAGGTATGTCATTCGTATTTAGCTATCTATATCTTCACACAAGAAGTATACTTACACCGATTATTTCACATATTCTTATGAATAGTTTAGTTGTGTTAGTTCAAGTGTATTTTGCATAG
- the purE gene encoding 5-(carboxyamino)imidazole ribonucleotide mutase: MKVVVIMGSKSDYTTMEETCKLLEEFEIPFDKKVVSAHRTPDLLVEFSKNARSNGYSLIIAAAGGAAHLPGMVASMTTLPVIGVPIKSSVLSGVDSLYSIVQMPAGVPVLTMAIGVAGAKNAAISALSILGITNEKYAAKYERFKKEQERIVLEEMKL, encoded by the coding sequence ATGAAAGTTGTGGTAATTATGGGTTCGAAGTCGGATTATACAACGATGGAAGAAACTTGTAAGTTGTTAGAAGAATTTGAAATTCCTTTTGATAAAAAAGTAGTAAGTGCGCATAGAACACCTGATCTTTTAGTTGAATTTTCGAAGAATGCGAGAAGTAATGGTTACTCTTTAATTATAGCGGCGGCGGGAGGAGCGGCACATCTTCCGGGTATGGTTGCTTCTATGACGACATTACCAGTTATTGGAGTTCCGATTAAATCGAGTGTTCTTAGTGGAGTTGACTCATTGTATTCGATAGTTCAGATGCCTGCAGGTGTTCCGGTCTTAACTATGGCGATTGGAGTAGCTGGCGCAAAAAATGCTGCTATTAGTGCATTATCAATACTGGGAATTACTAATGAAAAGTATGCTGCTAAGTACGAACGATTTAAAAAAGAACAAGAAAGAATAGTATTGGAAGAGATGAAACTATGA